From a region of the Paraburkholderia hospita genome:
- a CDS encoding amino acid ABC transporter permease → MSYQWLTLWGYVPEFFQAAWLTLQITLLAFCVAQILGLLTALAGASHLAPLRVVARSYIETIRNTPVLLQIFIVFFGLPSLGLNLSAYTAGVIALGVNVGAYMAEVFRAGIQSVPRGQIEAAGILGLGRAQVFIEVVLPQAARAVYPAIINNLIQLLLGTSLLSAIALPELTGTATVINARTLLYIQTFSVTLIAYLIMSNCLSWIAEQIGARVFQPPLMLKQHTRRRLLLIPRQENRS, encoded by the coding sequence ATGAGTTATCAATGGCTGACCCTGTGGGGCTATGTGCCCGAGTTCTTCCAGGCCGCGTGGCTCACGTTGCAGATCACGCTGCTCGCATTTTGCGTCGCGCAGATTCTCGGTCTGCTGACGGCGCTCGCGGGCGCTTCGCATCTCGCGCCGTTGCGCGTCGTAGCGCGCAGCTATATCGAGACGATCCGCAATACACCCGTTCTGCTGCAGATTTTCATCGTCTTCTTCGGTCTGCCATCGCTGGGCTTGAATCTGAGCGCATATACGGCGGGCGTGATTGCGCTCGGCGTGAATGTGGGTGCGTATATGGCAGAGGTCTTCCGCGCCGGCATTCAGTCGGTGCCGCGCGGACAGATCGAAGCGGCCGGCATTCTCGGCCTTGGGCGTGCCCAGGTCTTTATCGAAGTCGTATTGCCGCAAGCGGCGCGCGCCGTCTATCCCGCGATCATCAACAACCTGATCCAGTTGCTGCTTGGCACGTCGCTGCTCTCCGCGATTGCGCTGCCTGAACTGACGGGCACGGCGACCGTGATCAATGCGCGCACCCTGCTCTATATCCAGACGTTCTCGGTCACGCTGATCGCGTATCTGATCATGAGCAATTGCCTGTCATGGATCGCGGAGCAGATCGGCGCGCGCGTGTTCCAGCCGCCCTTAATGCTGAAGCAGCACACGCGCAGGCGGCTATTGCTGATTCCGCGTCAAGAGAACCGCAGCTGA
- a CDS encoding phasin family protein: MLNQDQIAATRQANLDLFFGLSSKAVEGVEKLAALNIQAIRATVSDTFDLAQKSLSVKEPQDWLALQNGAAAAIAEKVQSYSRQVFDIASATQAEFARVGQAQGEAYRRQMQTVVEDATKNAPTGSEAAMAALNSAIAAANTLYETLQGAGQQAVEVTRSNLDMAAAASKSARRAIDPVLPAAKR, translated from the coding sequence ATGCTGAACCAGGACCAGATTGCTGCAACCCGACAGGCCAATCTCGATCTGTTTTTCGGGCTGAGCAGCAAGGCAGTCGAGGGCGTTGAGAAACTGGCTGCACTGAACATACAGGCGATCCGGGCAACGGTCTCGGACACGTTCGATCTGGCGCAGAAGTCGTTGTCGGTGAAGGAGCCGCAGGACTGGCTTGCGCTGCAAAATGGCGCCGCCGCGGCGATCGCAGAAAAGGTACAAAGTTACAGCCGCCAGGTATTCGACATCGCATCGGCGACGCAAGCCGAGTTCGCACGGGTTGGACAGGCGCAGGGCGAAGCCTACCGGCGCCAGATGCAGACGGTGGTGGAGGACGCAACCAAAAACGCACCGACGGGCTCTGAAGCCGCCATGGCCGCGCTGAATTCCGCCATCGCAGCCGCCAATACGCTGTATGAAACCCTGCAGGGCGCTGGCCAGCAGGCGGTCGAAGTCACACGGAGCAACCTCGACATGGCCGCGGCAGCCTCGAAGAGCGCCCGACGTGCGATTGATCCCGTATTGCCTGCAGCAAAACGATAG
- a CDS encoding DUF4148 domain-containing protein — protein MKSLIKAVAVAAIILVPVVSFAQSNGGVTRAQVRAELVQLEKAGYNPATSNPDDYPQNIQAAEAKVAAQNGDASGYGSGAKGSNQSGHRVAADSTSPHSIYFGN, from the coding sequence ATGAAATCGCTGATCAAGGCTGTCGCAGTCGCTGCAATCATCCTCGTTCCCGTCGTATCTTTCGCCCAATCGAATGGTGGAGTGACCCGTGCACAGGTTCGCGCGGAGCTGGTTCAGCTGGAGAAGGCTGGATACAACCCGGCGACGTCCAACCCAGATGACTATCCGCAGAACATCCAGGCGGCGGAAGCGAAGGTAGCTGCCCAAAATGGTGACGCGAGTGGCTATGGTTCGGGCGCCAAAGGTTCGAATCAGTCAGGCCATCGTGTGGCAGCAGATTCCACGTCGCCGCATTCGATCTACTTCGGCAACTGA
- a CDS encoding amino acid ABC transporter ATP-binding protein, which yields MTTSIGSKPVINLNGVSKSFGATKVLKEINLEVRPGEVLVLIGASGSGKSTVLRIMAGLETADSGEVWVNDVPLHDVRRAKEIRGHVGMVFQQFNLFPHKTALGNVTLALIKARKMSAVDARKRAMDVLDRVGLADRAEHYPSQLSGGQQQRVAIARALAVEPGIMFFDEATSALDPELVGEVTEVMRGLARDGMTMVVVTHEMGFARKTADRVVFMDKGVIAEQGVPEEIFVTPKNERTQQFLHRVLDH from the coding sequence ATGACCACATCCATCGGGTCCAAGCCAGTCATCAACCTGAACGGCGTGAGCAAGTCGTTCGGCGCCACGAAGGTGCTCAAGGAAATCAATCTCGAGGTGCGCCCCGGCGAAGTGCTCGTGCTGATCGGCGCATCCGGTTCGGGCAAGAGCACGGTGCTGCGCATCATGGCCGGCCTCGAAACGGCCGATTCGGGCGAAGTCTGGGTCAACGATGTTCCGCTGCACGATGTGCGCCGCGCAAAGGAAATCCGCGGTCATGTCGGCATGGTGTTCCAGCAGTTCAATCTGTTTCCGCACAAGACCGCGCTCGGCAACGTGACGCTCGCGCTGATCAAGGCGCGCAAGATGAGTGCCGTCGACGCGCGCAAACGCGCGATGGACGTGCTCGACCGCGTGGGCCTCGCCGATCGTGCCGAGCACTATCCGAGCCAGTTGTCGGGCGGGCAGCAGCAGCGTGTAGCGATTGCGCGGGCGCTGGCTGTCGAGCCCGGCATCATGTTCTTCGACGAAGCGACATCCGCGTTGGACCCGGAACTGGTCGGCGAAGTGACGGAAGTCATGCGTGGACTTGCGCGGGACGGCATGACGATGGTCGTCGTCACGCACGAGATGGGCTTCGCGCGCAAGACGGCGGACCGCGTCGTGTTCATGGACAAAGGCGTGATCGCCGAACAGGGCGTGCCGGAGGAGATCTTCGTCACGCCGAAGAACGAACGGACGCAGCAGTTCCTGCACCGCGTGCTCGATCATTGA
- a CDS encoding sterol desaturase family protein, whose translation MAALLALLKYANAMVLVASVAEALILALRYGRQSYDWKAATVSVADFLVREYPLRWLLPLAFWGTAMNWVWQHRLWTLPISHWSGWLACFVGQEFCYYWYHRAAHRMRWFWCTHAVHHSPNQLNLSAAYRFGWTGRLTGSLAFFLVAPLFGMPPQIVLTLLSLNLLYQFWLHVTWIPRLGPLEWIVNTPSSHRVHHACNLEYLDGNYGGVLIVFDRLFGTYIAERHDVPCRFGLVKPITTGNMLAIEFEHWCALWRDLLSSRSVRDICGFIVEPPGWRPDGDGETTEELRHRAERPSGDFR comes from the coding sequence ATGGCTGCTTTGCTTGCGTTGCTGAAATACGCTAATGCGATGGTTCTCGTCGCCTCTGTAGCAGAGGCGCTGATTCTTGCTCTCCGGTACGGTCGACAAAGCTACGACTGGAAAGCAGCCACAGTGTCGGTCGCCGATTTTCTCGTTCGCGAGTATCCGCTGCGCTGGTTGCTGCCGCTCGCGTTCTGGGGCACCGCCATGAACTGGGTCTGGCAGCACAGACTCTGGACGTTGCCGATCAGTCATTGGAGTGGTTGGCTGGCGTGCTTCGTCGGCCAGGAATTCTGCTACTACTGGTATCACCGCGCCGCGCATCGGATGCGCTGGTTCTGGTGCACACATGCCGTGCACCATTCACCGAATCAGCTCAATCTTTCTGCAGCATACCGGTTTGGCTGGACTGGCCGCCTCACGGGTTCGTTGGCGTTCTTTCTGGTTGCACCGCTTTTCGGTATGCCGCCCCAGATCGTGTTGACACTGCTATCGCTCAATCTGCTGTATCAATTCTGGTTGCATGTTACGTGGATTCCACGCCTCGGCCCGCTCGAATGGATCGTCAATACGCCTTCGAGCCATCGCGTGCATCATGCTTGCAACCTCGAGTACCTGGACGGCAACTATGGCGGTGTGCTGATCGTGTTCGATCGGCTTTTTGGCACATATATCGCAGAGCGACACGACGTGCCGTGTCGCTTCGGTCTAGTCAAGCCGATTACGACAGGCAACATGCTCGCAATTGAGTTTGAACACTGGTGTGCGTTGTGGCGCGACCTCCTTTCGTCGCGTTCGGTGCGCGATATTTGTGGGTTCATTGTCGAGCCACCAGGTTGGCGACCAGATGGCGATGGCGAGACGACTGAAGAGCTAAGGCATCGCGCCGAACGGCCATCCGGGGACTTTCGATAA
- a CDS encoding sugar ABC transporter substrate-binding protein: MAGKQGPKGEVQGMRRGMLQGAALSAAMAMLGGAITPAQAAEAGPFPAHKRWKIVFVNHVTTNPFFVPTQYGIQDSTALLGMDYQWTGSANADIAEMVNAVNAAIAGKADAIAVPIVDPKAFDKPIQAALDAGIPVFAYNADAPQGSANPRLSYIGQDLYLSGYQMGERIASLVDSGLVALFIATPGQLNIQPRLDGAVAAIKKSGKKIDVQTIATGATVNEELSKIKSFYLGHQDLKGMFAVDAGSTQGVAEVMKESNLPAKGVHGGGFDLLPRTVQLIHDGFLDFTIDQQPYVQGFYTVVEAFVFLASGGLVGPANVNTGLKFVTKGSVDPYLNTSTRYEGKSTKPEIVPRSGAIKG; the protein is encoded by the coding sequence ATGGCAGGCAAGCAGGGCCCAAAAGGCGAAGTTCAGGGCATGCGTCGCGGCATGCTACAAGGCGCCGCGCTGAGTGCGGCAATGGCAATGCTTGGCGGAGCGATCACGCCCGCACAAGCCGCAGAGGCGGGGCCATTCCCCGCCCACAAGCGCTGGAAGATTGTCTTCGTCAATCATGTGACGACCAATCCCTTTTTCGTTCCGACGCAATACGGCATTCAGGACTCCACGGCTTTGCTCGGTATGGACTACCAGTGGACGGGCTCGGCCAATGCCGACATCGCTGAGATGGTCAATGCCGTGAATGCGGCCATTGCCGGGAAGGCCGATGCGATCGCCGTGCCCATCGTCGATCCAAAGGCTTTCGACAAGCCTATCCAGGCCGCGCTCGACGCCGGTATCCCTGTGTTCGCGTATAACGCCGATGCGCCACAGGGTTCCGCGAATCCACGCTTGAGTTACATCGGTCAGGATCTGTATCTGTCCGGGTATCAGATGGGCGAGCGCATCGCCAGTCTCGTCGATAGCGGTCTGGTGGCGCTGTTTATCGCAACGCCGGGGCAGCTCAACATTCAGCCCCGTCTGGACGGCGCCGTCGCTGCCATCAAGAAGTCGGGCAAGAAAATCGACGTGCAAACCATTGCCACTGGCGCGACCGTCAACGAAGAACTCTCGAAGATCAAGTCGTTTTATCTGGGCCACCAGGATCTCAAAGGCATGTTTGCCGTCGACGCGGGGAGCACGCAGGGCGTCGCCGAGGTGATGAAAGAGTCCAATCTGCCCGCCAAGGGCGTGCATGGCGGCGGGTTCGACCTGCTGCCGCGCACGGTCCAGCTGATTCACGATGGCTTCCTCGATTTCACGATCGACCAGCAGCCTTACGTGCAAGGCTTCTATACGGTGGTCGAGGCGTTCGTGTTCCTGGCGTCGGGCGGGCTCGTCGGACCGGCCAATGTGAACACCGGCTTGAAATTCGTGACCAAGGGCTCGGTCGATCCTTACCTGAACACCTCCACGCGTTATGAAGGCAAGAGCACGAAGCCTGAAATCGTGCCACGCTCGGGGGCGATCAAGGGGTGA
- a CDS encoding DEAD/DEAH box helicase — translation MSFASLGLIDPLLRNVQDLNYQTPTPVQVKAIPAVLSGKDVMAAAQTGTGKTAGFALPLLQRLVQHGPAVSSNRARVLVLVPTRELAEQLLQSFIAYGKGLDLRFLAAYGGVSINPQMMKLRKGVDVLVATPGRLLDLNRQNAVQFDQVQTLVLDEADRMLDLGFARELNAVFAALPTQRQTLLFSATFTDDIRAMAAGILRGPVNISVSPPNATASKIKQWVVTVDKKNKPDLFMHLVAENHWEHALVFVKTRNGVDYLAAMLDEAGYAVDTIHGDKPQPARLRALERFKTGEVNMLVATDVAARGLDIDDLPLVINVDLPIVAQDYVHRIGRTGRAGASGVAVSLVCADEAPQLAAIEALIRQTLPREEEPGFEAEHRVPQTSATGQIIKKPKKPKKPKVPQAAPGAVQVPSKNPRPQSGENKRKPAAQRAVAAGKGTSLSSGNPFSVRKPRSKPASKPVAGSRKPAGKPAGGRGKRQP, via the coding sequence ATGTCTTTTGCCTCGCTTGGCCTGATCGATCCCTTGCTGCGTAATGTGCAGGACCTCAATTACCAGACACCTACGCCGGTGCAGGTCAAGGCGATTCCTGCTGTGCTCAGTGGCAAGGACGTCATGGCTGCGGCACAGACGGGCACTGGCAAAACGGCGGGTTTTGCGCTGCCGCTGTTGCAACGGCTGGTGCAACACGGCCCGGCGGTGTCCAGCAACCGCGCGCGTGTTCTGGTGCTGGTGCCCACGCGTGAACTGGCCGAACAACTGCTGCAAAGCTTTATCGCTTACGGCAAAGGCCTCGACTTACGATTTCTGGCCGCCTACGGCGGTGTGAGTATCAACCCGCAGATGATGAAGTTGCGCAAAGGCGTGGATGTGCTCGTTGCCACGCCGGGCCGTTTGCTAGATCTCAATCGCCAGAACGCAGTGCAGTTTGATCAAGTACAAACGCTGGTGCTGGATGAAGCCGACCGCATGCTGGATCTGGGTTTTGCGCGCGAACTCAACGCCGTCTTTGCTGCCTTGCCCACTCAGCGCCAGACCCTGCTGTTCTCTGCCACGTTTACCGATGATATCCGCGCCATGGCGGCGGGCATTTTGCGCGGCCCGGTCAATATCAGCGTCAGCCCGCCCAATGCCACGGCCAGCAAGATCAAGCAGTGGGTGGTGACGGTGGATAAAAAGAACAAGCCTGACCTCTTCATGCACCTTGTGGCTGAGAACCACTGGGAGCACGCGCTGGTGTTCGTCAAAACCCGCAATGGCGTGGATTACCTGGCGGCCATGCTGGATGAAGCGGGCTATGCGGTCGACACCATCCACGGCGACAAACCGCAACCCGCGCGCCTGCGTGCGCTGGAGCGCTTCAAGACGGGCGAAGTCAATATGCTGGTAGCCACCGATGTGGCTGCGCGCGGCCTGGACATCGACGACCTGCCGCTGGTAATCAACGTTGATCTGCCGATCGTGGCGCAAGACTATGTGCACCGTATTGGCCGTACCGGCCGCGCGGGCGCCAGCGGCGTGGCGGTGTCCCTTGTGTGTGCCGATGAAGCGCCACAACTGGCCGCGATTGAAGCGCTGATCCGGCAAACGCTGCCCCGTGAAGAAGAGCCGGGTTTTGAAGCCGAACACCGCGTGCCGCAAACCAGCGCGACGGGCCAGATCATCAAGAAACCCAAAAAACCCAAGAAGCCCAAAGTGCCGCAAGCTGCGCCGGGCGCCGTGCAGGTGCCCAGCAAAAACCCGCGCCCGCAAAGTGGCGAAAACAAACGCAAGCCTGCGGCGCAGCGCGCTGTGGCCGCGGGTAAAGGCACAAGCTTGTCCAGCGGTAACCCATTCAGCGTGCGAAAGCCACGCAGCAAACCCGCCAGCAAGCCAGTTGCGGGTTCACGTAAGCCGGCTGGCAAACCCGCTGGTGGCCGCGGCAAACGCCAACCCTGA
- a CDS encoding IclR family transcriptional regulator: MSAPESSRARGVDRVIGIFRELHTARRPLTMRELIEATGAPRSSVYELVTILTEAGWLETGADGSVFFGREMHYYGADYAMHNDLISRAHQTILGLVRKYDETAQLCMLEGNKYTVVLSENSARPFNITSDIGVKVPIPWTATGRLLLGHLTDDDVHALIPDEDYVLVDGRRIGFDDFMRDVRDAAAQGYCCTEGLSMSFRLCMAAPVRDRTGLPIAALCFMTGRNTDPSQRAAMLDDLIASAKSLSQPSMRT; encoded by the coding sequence ATGTCTGCACCAGAATCGTCACGGGCCCGGGGAGTGGACCGCGTGATCGGCATTTTCAGGGAACTGCATACTGCGCGGCGTCCACTGACGATGAGGGAGTTGATCGAGGCAACGGGTGCGCCGCGCTCGAGCGTCTACGAGCTGGTCACGATTCTCACGGAGGCGGGGTGGCTCGAAACGGGCGCCGACGGCAGCGTGTTTTTCGGGCGCGAGATGCACTACTACGGCGCCGATTACGCGATGCACAATGATCTCATCAGCCGCGCGCATCAGACCATACTCGGTCTCGTGCGCAAGTACGACGAGACCGCACAACTATGCATGCTCGAAGGCAACAAGTACACCGTGGTGCTGTCGGAAAACAGCGCGCGCCCGTTCAACATCACGTCCGATATCGGCGTGAAGGTGCCGATTCCGTGGACGGCGACGGGTCGCCTGTTGCTCGGACATCTGACCGACGACGACGTCCATGCGCTGATTCCAGACGAAGACTACGTGCTGGTTGACGGTCGCCGCATCGGGTTCGACGACTTCATGCGGGACGTTCGCGATGCGGCAGCCCAGGGCTATTGCTGCACGGAGGGTCTGTCGATGTCGTTCCGGCTGTGCATGGCCGCGCCTGTTCGCGATCGCACTGGCCTGCCCATCGCGGCGCTGTGCTTCATGACGGGACGCAACACCGATCCCAGCCAGCGTGCCGCGATGCTCGACGATCTGATTGCCTCCGCGAAGTCGTTGTCGCAGCCATCCATGCGTACCTGA
- the gnd gene encoding phosphogluconate dehydrogenase (NAD(+)-dependent, decarboxylating) — protein MQLGMIGLGRMGADMVRRLSQGGQQCVVFDVQPAAVQRLQQEGIAGASTLEDLVARLEKPRAVWLMVPAAVVDSTLEKLVPLLEPGDIVIDGGNSHYHDDIRRGNELGAKKLHYVDVGTSGGVAGRERGYCLMIGGETDIVKHLEPVFAALAPGAAAAPRNADRQQDGSTAEQGFLHCGPQGAGHFVKMVHNGIEYGLMAAYAEGLNILRHANAGKQSREIDAETSPLRDPQFYQYDLNLGDISELWRRGSVISSWLLDLIAGTLSRDGDLKDFAGRVSDSGEGRWTIDAAIDEGVPVPVLSAALFARFTSRGEAEFANRVLSAMRKDFGGHAEKPGAPTT, from the coding sequence ATGCAACTTGGAATGATTGGACTTGGACGCATGGGCGCCGACATGGTGCGGCGGCTTTCGCAGGGCGGTCAGCAGTGTGTCGTGTTCGACGTCCAGCCCGCAGCGGTGCAGCGCCTCCAGCAGGAGGGCATTGCCGGCGCGTCGACGCTCGAAGATCTGGTCGCCAGACTGGAAAAGCCGCGCGCCGTGTGGCTCATGGTGCCTGCGGCCGTGGTCGATTCGACGCTCGAAAAACTGGTGCCGTTGCTGGAGCCGGGCGACATCGTGATCGACGGCGGCAACTCGCACTATCACGATGACATCCGCCGCGGCAACGAACTCGGCGCGAAAAAACTGCATTACGTCGATGTCGGCACAAGCGGCGGCGTCGCGGGCCGCGAACGCGGCTATTGCCTGATGATCGGCGGCGAGACGGACATCGTGAAGCATCTCGAACCGGTGTTTGCCGCGCTCGCGCCGGGCGCTGCCGCCGCGCCGCGCAACGCGGACCGTCAGCAGGACGGCAGCACGGCCGAACAGGGCTTCCTGCATTGCGGACCGCAAGGGGCTGGCCACTTCGTCAAGATGGTCCACAACGGCATCGAGTACGGGCTGATGGCCGCGTATGCGGAAGGATTGAACATCCTGCGACACGCGAACGCGGGCAAGCAGTCGCGCGAAATCGATGCGGAAACCTCGCCGCTGCGCGACCCGCAGTTCTATCAGTACGACCTGAATCTGGGCGATATCTCCGAACTGTGGAGGCGTGGGAGCGTGATTAGCTCGTGGCTGCTCGACCTGATTGCGGGCACGCTGTCGCGCGACGGCGATTTGAAGGACTTCGCGGGTCGTGTATCGGATTCGGGCGAAGGCCGCTGGACTATTGATGCCGCGATTGACGAAGGCGTGCCCGTGCCAGTGCTAAGCGCCGCGCTTTTCGCACGCTTCACGTCGCGCGGCGAAGCGGAGTTCGCGAATCGCGTGCTCTCCGCAATGCGCAAGGACTTCGGCGGTCATGCGGAAAAGCCAGGCGCTCCGACCACTTAA
- a CDS encoding dipeptidase, which translates to MEGQLDHVDEAFSLHQLRHLQLTHYRVNELGDIQTETPVHGGLTDFGAEVVRRCNTLGIVDVAHGTYDLVKRAASVTTKPLVLSHTALAGHPGARSRVITADHARAVAETGGVIGVWPSSGSFRDLDGMAHGFRRMADVVGVEHVGLGTDLLGFISPPVFRSYEQLPALGTALLAAGFSQAETGQILGGNYRRVFEASVI; encoded by the coding sequence CTGGAGGGACAGCTAGACCATGTCGACGAGGCGTTTTCGCTCCATCAGCTTCGGCATCTTCAATTGACGCATTATCGGGTCAATGAACTCGGCGACATTCAGACAGAGACGCCGGTTCATGGCGGCTTGACCGATTTCGGCGCGGAGGTCGTGCGCCGCTGCAATACGCTCGGGATCGTGGATGTAGCGCATGGCACCTACGATCTCGTGAAGCGGGCGGCGTCCGTCACGACAAAACCACTGGTGCTCTCCCACACGGCGCTGGCAGGACATCCGGGCGCGCGCAGCCGTGTGATCACGGCCGACCATGCGCGCGCTGTCGCTGAGACGGGCGGTGTTATCGGCGTCTGGCCCAGTTCGGGGTCATTCCGCGATCTGGATGGGATGGCGCACGGCTTCAGACGCATGGCGGATGTGGTGGGCGTCGAACACGTGGGCCTGGGAACGGATTTGCTCGGCTTTATCTCGCCTCCCGTGTTCCGTAGCTATGAGCAGCTACCAGCGCTGGGCACGGCACTGCTTGCCGCTGGATTTTCACAGGCAGAGACAGGGCAGATTCTCGGTGGCAATTATCGGCGCGTGTTTGAGGCCTCGGTAATTTGA
- a CDS encoding amino acid ABC transporter permease, giving the protein MSTELLTTSLSILLQGLVTTLLLSAASIVGGTLIGLLAAVLRSFGPWGSARVAKLYTELFRGTPVLITLMFIYFGVSYFGYAIDVFAAGVVGLSVYQGAYIAEVFRSGIEAVPKGQWEVSQILGLGKTQTFFSVVLPQTGKIVLPPLIGQYLSLIKDTSIVSMIGMSELMHGGQAIVDRVGKPVEIYGLVAVLYFVVCFPLSQWVRHHDRRSLLS; this is encoded by the coding sequence ATGTCAACCGAACTGCTGACGACCAGCCTGTCGATCCTGCTTCAAGGACTGGTCACGACCTTGCTGCTATCTGCGGCATCGATTGTCGGCGGCACGCTGATCGGCCTGCTCGCCGCCGTGTTGCGCTCGTTCGGACCATGGGGCAGCGCGCGCGTCGCGAAGCTCTACACCGAACTGTTTCGCGGCACACCCGTGCTCATCACGCTGATGTTCATCTATTTCGGTGTGTCGTACTTCGGCTATGCGATCGATGTGTTCGCGGCGGGCGTGGTCGGCTTGAGCGTGTATCAGGGCGCATATATCGCCGAAGTGTTCCGCTCGGGCATCGAAGCCGTGCCCAAAGGGCAATGGGAAGTCTCGCAGATTCTCGGCCTTGGCAAGACACAGACGTTCTTCTCGGTCGTGTTGCCGCAGACGGGCAAGATCGTGTTGCCGCCGCTGATCGGCCAGTACCTGTCGCTGATCAAGGATACGTCGATCGTCAGCATGATCGGCATGTCCGAGCTGATGCATGGCGGTCAGGCCATCGTCGACCGCGTCGGCAAGCCGGTCGAAATCTACGGACTCGTCGCCGTACTGTATTTCGTCGTGTGTTTCCCGCTGTCGCAGTGGGTGCGCCACCATGATCGTAGGAGCCTGTTGTCATGA
- a CDS encoding ABC transporter substrate-binding protein, which translates to MRLFKESVRFACLSAVVGLLALTGCTKVATPGQDAATGSTLQAVLQRGTLRVGDCLTFAPFGFYDKSGQPDGYDVDLAKELAKQMGVKLEMVNTTSANRIPNLQTAKVDVVFCNFTRNLERAKEIAFTTPYVVASEALLVKKSSGIQSVKDMSGHTIATVKGSTNGDEVRALGIPVKIQEYDSSEAAILAVKQGQADAMIEDNNFLAYQAKLDPELTVTNEALVPLEYNAFGAKAGDQVWLNYLNLFLFNINASKLNAQLYTKWFGTPPRYPLNPQF; encoded by the coding sequence ATGAGACTGTTCAAAGAAAGCGTAAGGTTCGCCTGTTTGTCCGCCGTCGTCGGCCTGCTGGCACTCACTGGTTGCACCAAGGTCGCGACGCCTGGCCAGGATGCCGCGACCGGCTCGACTTTGCAGGCCGTCCTGCAACGCGGCACGCTGCGTGTCGGCGATTGTCTGACCTTCGCGCCATTCGGCTTTTACGACAAGAGTGGGCAACCGGACGGTTACGACGTCGATCTCGCGAAAGAACTCGCGAAACAGATGGGTGTGAAGCTCGAGATGGTCAACACGACGAGCGCAAACCGCATTCCGAATCTGCAGACCGCCAAAGTCGACGTAGTCTTCTGCAACTTCACACGCAATCTCGAGCGCGCAAAGGAAATCGCGTTCACGACGCCGTATGTCGTCGCGAGCGAGGCGCTGCTCGTCAAGAAGAGCAGCGGCATCCAGTCGGTCAAGGACATGTCGGGCCACACGATTGCGACCGTCAAGGGATCGACGAACGGCGACGAAGTGCGTGCGCTGGGCATCCCCGTGAAGATCCAGGAATACGACAGCTCGGAAGCCGCCATCCTCGCCGTCAAGCAGGGCCAGGCCGACGCGATGATCGAAGACAACAACTTCCTCGCCTATCAGGCGAAGCTGGACCCGGAGCTGACCGTCACCAACGAGGCCCTCGTGCCACTCGAATACAACGCGTTCGGCGCGAAGGCGGGCGATCAGGTCTGGCTGAACTACCTGAACCTGTTCCTGTTCAACATCAACGCGTCGAAGCTCAATGCGCAGCTTTACACGAAATGGTTCGGCACCCCGCCCCGCTATCCATTGAACCCGCAGTTCTGA